From the Micromonospora lupini genome, one window contains:
- a CDS encoding sugar phosphate isomerase/epimerase family protein produces the protein MRFGYGTNGFANHRLDDALAVIADLGYDGVALTLDHDHLDPFAPGLTRRIAAVGRRLDALGLGLVIETGARYLLDAWHKHAPTLLHDDPTRRIEFLRRAVRIGADLGADAVSFWAGVRPATVSPQCAWDRLVAGCASVLDAADSAGVTLGFEPEPGMLVESITDWRRLHAALGAPARFGITLDIGHCRCLEPWPVPQCVAEVADHLVNVQIDDMRRGVHEHLEFGTGEIDFPPVLAALAEAGYRGLVAVELPRDSHAAPAVAARSIDFLRAAAATASAGRTDDEVPADVLCSASTDATETGTNRRVE, from the coding sequence CTGCGCTTCGGGTACGGCACGAACGGCTTCGCCAACCACCGGCTCGACGACGCGCTCGCCGTCATCGCGGACCTCGGCTACGACGGTGTGGCGCTCACCCTGGACCACGACCACCTGGACCCGTTCGCACCCGGGCTCACCCGCCGGATCGCCGCGGTCGGTCGGCGGCTGGACGCCCTGGGTCTGGGGTTGGTGATCGAGACCGGGGCCCGCTACCTGCTCGACGCGTGGCACAAGCACGCGCCGACCCTGCTGCACGACGACCCCACCCGGCGGATCGAGTTCCTGCGCCGGGCGGTGCGGATCGGCGCTGACCTGGGCGCGGACGCGGTCTCGTTCTGGGCCGGTGTGCGACCCGCGACGGTGTCACCGCAGTGCGCCTGGGACCGGCTGGTCGCCGGCTGCGCCAGCGTGCTCGACGCCGCCGACAGCGCGGGCGTCACCCTCGGCTTCGAACCGGAGCCGGGGATGCTTGTCGAGAGCATCACCGACTGGCGTCGACTGCACGCGGCGCTCGGCGCTCCGGCCCGCTTCGGCATCACCCTCGACATCGGCCACTGCCGGTGCCTGGAGCCGTGGCCGGTGCCGCAGTGCGTCGCCGAGGTCGCCGACCACCTGGTCAACGTGCAGATCGACGACATGCGCCGGGGCGTGCACGAGCACCTGGAGTTCGGCACCGGCGAGATCGACTTCCCGCCGGTGCTGGCGGCCCTGGCCGAGGCCGGCTACCGCGGGCTGGTCGCCGTCGAGTTGCCCCGGGACTCGCACGCCGCACCGGCGGTCGCCGCCCGGTCCATCGATTTCCTGCGCGCCGCCGCCGCGACCGCGTCGGCGGGCCGCACCGATGACGAGGTACCTGCCGACGTCCTTTGCTCTGCCTCAACGGACGCAACAGAGACGGGCACCAACCGTCGCGTGGAGTGA